The Candidatus Palauibacter polyketidifaciens genome contains the following window.
TCATGTGCGGTTCGTCGAGGCAGTCGGCCCCCATGGCGCGGGCGCGCTCGAAGACGGCCTGCGCGTCCTCCGTGTAGAAGTAGAGCAGGAGGCCTCGGCCGGGCGTCCCCTCGCGCGGGTCCGTCATGCCCGGGTGAGCCTTGAACTCGCGGTGGTGCAGCATCAGTTCGACGCTGCCATCCGGCGCCAGGAGCCGCTCGAAGTGATGTCCCCCCCGGCCGCTCACGAAGCCGAAGAGTTCGACGTACCAGGCTGAACTCGCCGCCACGTCCCGCACGACGAGCATGGGAGTGAGGCCTCCACCCGTCGCGGCCATCGGCTTCGACCCTCGGCGCCCGGTTCCGGCTTCCGTCTGACGCTTAGCGGTTCGAGTTGTTTGTCTGAGCCGCCGCGGCGCGCCTCGCCTCCTCTCGGGCGGCGACGAGCGCCTCGAACTCCGGGGGATCGAGGTAGGTCACATCGACCCACAGGTGCGCCATCTCGTCCACCGTCCGATCCCCGTAGCCGACCCACTGCTCATGGTCGGGGTTGTTCGGATTCTCGGCCGTGTTGTCGTGCCAGGCGGTGATGACGAGTGTCGTCCCCGCCGGAAGGAGCGGGGCGGCGTCTTCCTCGTAGATGTAGTTGATGTGCCAGTTCCACTGGAAGTTGTCGACCTGGTTGATCAACTCCTTGCGGCCGTCCGGGTAGATCGCCTCGAGGGACATGGCCTTGCCGCGCATGTGCATGTGCGGCTGGAAGTTCTCCAGGCGAGCGGGCCAGCGCAGGGTGTGGAAGTCCTGCGTGACCGCGATCTCGCCCGGCGGGATGTCGAGGCCCGTCCGGCCCGTGGCGTTGTAGATCATGAGCCGCGTGCGGTTCCGGGGCTCCTCGCCCTTGGGATAGAACCAGACGCCGAGTTCGACGTAGCTGTCTTCGACACGCTCGCCCATCGCGTGGAGGTGGACCTCCCAGCGGATCTGCGAGCCGGGGAGCATGATCTTGCCCGCGCCCTCGGGGAAGATCTCGCCCTCCTTGCCCACGGCCCACTCCATGAAGAGGTCCGGGCCGCCCATCGCGCCCCCGCGCGTGCTCGCCTCGACGATGCGGGCGCTCATGGGGCTCTCCTCCTCGTTCTGCTGGAGGAAGGCGAGGACGTGGTGCGTGATCGTGCGCCCATCGTTGCCCGCAGGCCTGATTTCGATGGCTTTCACCCAGCGGGGCTCCGTGATGCCGGTCGGCGTGACCGGCCGCCACCACTTGTCCATCGTCTCGGCTTCCAGCGTGTACGGCTCCGAGGCGATGATCAGATCCGGCTCCCCGAAGTCGGCCCTGAGGCGCCATTCGTTCGGATCGGGGAACTCGGCGGGCGGCGGCAGGTCCGCGGGGTCGCCCTCTACCCGGCCGCCATCGATCCACGCGACGATCGTCTCGATCTCCGCGCTCGACAGGCTGCGGTCGTTCCTGAACTCCTGGATCCCGACCGTGGGGTCGAGGTGCCAAGGCGGCATGACGCGGTTCGAGACCTTCTCGCGGATGCCCGATGCCCAGCGGTAGGCGTCCCGGTACGTGAGGAGCGACATCGGGGCGATGGAGCCCTCCTGGTGACACTCCTGGCAGTTCGCCTGGAGGATCGGCGCCACGTCCCGGTTGAAGGTCACGTCCCCGGACCCGTTCTCCTGCGCCCCCGCCGGCCCCGCGACGCCCAGGGCGCCGAGTGCCGCGCCGAACGCGACGGCGGCTCGCTTCAGGGAAGTCGGATCGAACTGTCTCATCATCGTTCTCCTCACACCTCGTCGAATCCGCCCGGTTACGGGTTGACCACGACCCGGAGGAATCCGTTCGTCCAGCAGCATTGCGCGTGGCCGGCGGCGGATACACCGGAACCGTCGTTGGCGCGCACGCGCAGGATGTAGTCGCCCGGCTCACTGAAAGTGACCGGGGTTGCGGCTTCGGCTCCGCTGGCCGGGACACGGGCGGTGGGCTCGCCGAACGTCACGTCGCCCGGACCCTGGTGCTTGAACCACGTGAGATTGACCGGCGAGCCGTCGCGGCTCCCCGCCACAAAGTGACTGCGTCCCACGCCGTCGTCCCGAACGTGGACGCTCACCTCGAGCGGTTCTCCGACCCGGGCCGTGAGGGGGGGTCCCCAGGCGCCGGCCGGTCCCGCGCCTTCATCTCCCGCTCCAAAGCGGAGGACCGGGGGCGTGTTCCCGTCTCCGGCTTCGCCCTTGAGCGCGTCGATCTGCCAGTCCCGGTGCACATGGCCCGGGACGCGGAGCGTCTGGCCGCGCATCTTCAGCGTCCAGTAGATCTTCCCCTCGCCGAGATCCGCCGGGACCCGGACGACGAACACGCCATAGTGGCGCCGCGGGGCGAACGAGGTGGGCTGCGTCCCGTGGAACTCCGCCGGCTCGATCGCGTTGTCCGGCCCCAGGGGCACCTCGATCGTCTCATCGAAGTTTCGGTTGAAGTAGCCGAACGAGAGCGACAGCGTGCCGTCCGCGTTCGGATACCAGCCCTCGTAGGCGGGCGTCACCGTCTGCCCCCGGCCGCTGGGATTGCCGAGCGGGACCTGGCCGGCAAGCGGTGCCGTATCGAGGCACAGCGCCGCCGCGAGCGCGGCGAGCGCCGGCAGCCCGTGGCGAACCCCCGCGTCGCTCTTGCCACGGGTTGCCAGGATCCGGGCAGGTCTCACCGGCCCGCTTCCGCCATGCTCGCCTCGATCGAGGCCCGGATCGCCTTCACCGTCTCATTCACCCGGAAGCCGAGCAGCTTCTTGCCGGTGGCGATCGCCTCCTCCTTCGGGGCGATCGGGACGCCGTTGATGCTCGCCCGGCCCGCCGCCACGCGCTCGTCGTAGCGCACCATCGTCGGGTCCTCGACCATCATGATCGCGGTGATGACGAAGTCGTCGTGGATCCCCTCGGGGTCCGTTTCGAAGATGCCGAGTTCGGTGTTCATCCAGTCGTGGACGTCGCGGTAGCGATAGAACTCGGGGATGAAGTGCGCCTGAGCGTCGTACCAGCGCTCGTTCAGGCGGGCGGCCACCGCCTCCATGCCCGACTGGTTCCCGCCGCTGTCGCCGAAGAGGATGACGTGCTCGAACCCGTGCGCCTTGAGGCTCGACGCGACGTCATCGAGCACCGCCTCGAAGGTTTCCTGGCGGAGGCTGATCGTCCCCGGATACCGCATGTGCCCGGAGGGTTCGTCGATATCGCCTTCGGGGACGAGCTTGATGATCGGGGCGCAGAGCGCGTTGCCGAGTTCGCGGGCCACGCCCTCGCAGGCGCCCTGCAGGACGTAGTTGTGCTTGCCGGTGGCGAGGTACGGTCCGTTCTGCTCGATCCCGCCCGTCGTGATGATCGCGGTGGTCTTCCCGGCCGCCATCGCGTCCCGGACCTCCATCCACGTCATCTCCTCGATCCACACCGTGTCGAACGCCTCGATCGGCCGCTCGGAGACGAGTTCCTCCTGCACCTGGCGCTCACGCTCGGCAGCCATCCGGGCGCGCTCCTCGGGCGTCATGTTCCGCTGCTGCCCCGCCAGCGCCGTAGCGGAGACCGCGAACAGCGCGATCAGGGGAAGGATCAATCGGGACTGTCTCATGGCACACCTCGTTTACGCAGCATGGAAGATCGACGACAACTCCCAACGCTAGCATATCCCTTCCCACTCGGACCAGCCCGGCTCCCACTCGGACCAGCCCGGCCGGGTCTGGCGGGTGGCACCCCCGATGGGAGAAGATTCGGGTCAGGTTTCTCTCCTTCCGGGAGGCATGCATGGTTCCGCGGACTTCTCCTCGGGTTTCCTGGCTGGCGATTCCGTTCCTCGCCTCCTGCGGGGCGCCCGGCGATACCTCGCAGGACGCGGCGACCGACGCGGCAGCGGCGGGGCCGGAGACGTCCGATCCCTACGAGCACGGGTTCACGGACGCGGACTATCCGCGCGTGATCGAGGTGGCGGAGGACGTCTACGCGTACGAGCAGATCCACCCGACGGGGGGCGAGATCATCACGACGGTGAGCCTCATCGTCATCACGTCGGAGGGCGTCCTCGTCGCGGACGGGCAGGAAAATCCCGAGGAGACGCAGCGGCTCGTCGACACGATCGCGGGCATGACGGACCGACCGATCACGCACGT
Protein-coding sequences here:
- a CDS encoding creatininase family protein; translated protein: MRQSRLILPLIALFAVSATALAGQQRNMTPEERARMAAERERQVQEELVSERPIEAFDTVWIEEMTWMEVRDAMAAGKTTAIITTGGIEQNGPYLATGKHNYVLQGACEGVARELGNALCAPIIKLVPEGDIDEPSGHMRYPGTISLRQETFEAVLDDVASSLKAHGFEHVILFGDSGGNQSGMEAVAARLNERWYDAQAHFIPEFYRYRDVHDWMNTELGIFETDPEGIHDDFVITAIMMVEDPTMVRYDERVAAGRASINGVPIAPKEEAIATGKKLLGFRVNETVKAIRASIEASMAEAGR
- a CDS encoding VOC family protein: MAATGGGLTPMLVVRDVAASSAWYVELFGFVSGRGGHHFERLLAPDGSVELMLHHREFKAHPGMTDPREGTPGRGLLLYFYTEDAQAVFERARAMGADCLDEPHMNPNARSIEFTLRDPDGYPISVSQRLPRDD
- a CDS encoding cytochrome c; translated protein: MRQFDPTSLKRAAVAFGAALGALGVAGPAGAQENGSGDVTFNRDVAPILQANCQECHQEGSIAPMSLLTYRDAYRWASGIREKVSNRVMPPWHLDPTVGIQEFRNDRSLSSAEIETIVAWIDGGRVEGDPADLPPPAEFPDPNEWRLRADFGEPDLIIASEPYTLEAETMDKWWRPVTPTGITEPRWVKAIEIRPAGNDGRTITHHVLAFLQQNEEESPMSARIVEASTRGGAMGGPDLFMEWAVGKEGEIFPEGAGKIMLPGSQIRWEVHLHAMGERVEDSYVELGVWFYPKGEEPRNRTRLMIYNATGRTGLDIPPGEIAVTQDFHTLRWPARLENFQPHMHMRGKAMSLEAIYPDGRKELINQVDNFQWNWHINYIYEEDAAPLLPAGTTLVITAWHDNTAENPNNPDHEQWVGYGDRTVDEMAHLWVDVTYLDPPEFEALVAAREEARRAAAAQTNNSNR